From a region of the Arachis ipaensis cultivar K30076 chromosome B09, Araip1.1, whole genome shotgun sequence genome:
- the LOC107616446 gene encoding aspartic proteinase CDR1-like produces the protein MAYDKLLTNDKRSRWFGASPYCHKCSNEIENSIHVLRNWPLSLVSQLGDQIGHKFSYCLVPFGSNSTSKLKFGDDAIISGNGVVSTPLTINSSTPTYYNLNLEGITVGNNTIQSTQNSSNIIIDSGTTFTYLDPSMFNDIVTLVTESSAVEAVQDPPKPYGFCGSFQGSSVNLNVPYFVFHFTGADVALTTENMYTVVDNNLLCLLLLPNTELNGLSLFGNLAQVNFQVEYDLQGNKVSFAPANCTNSN, from the exons ATGGCTTATGACAAGCTTCTAACAAATGATAAGAGGAGTAGATGGTTTGGAGCATCCCCATATTGTCACAAATGTAGCAATGAAATTGAGAATTCCATTCATGTCCTTAGGAATT GGCCATTGTCACTAGTTTCACAACTTGGTGACCAAATTGGTCACAAATTCTCGTATTGTTTGGTTCCTTTTGGTTCAAATTCTACAAGCAAGCTGAAATTTGGGGACGATGCAATCATTTCAGGAAACGGAGTTGTGTCAACTCCGTTAACCATCAATTCCTCTACACCTACTTATTACAATCTTAATCTTGAAGGCATAACCGTTGGTAATAACACGATTCAGAGTACTCAAAATTCTAGCAACATAATCATTGATTCGGGGACAACGTTTACTTATCTTGACCCAAGTATGTTCAATGATATCGTGACTCTGGTCACCGAATCCTCAGCTGTTGAGGCAGTGCAAGACCCTCCAAAACCGTACGGTTTTTGCGGCAGTTTCCAAGGATCAAGTGTTAACCTTAACGTGCCTTATTTCGTGTTTCACTTTACTGGTGCTGATGTTGCTTTGACAACTGAAAACATGTACACCGTTGTTGACAACAACTTGCTCTGCTTGCTGCTGCTACCCAACACCGAATTAAATGGATTGTCCCTCTTCGGAAATTTGGCGCAGGTGAATTTTCAGGTAGAGTATGATCTTCAAGGGAATAAGGTTTCTTTTGCTCCTGCTAATTGTACTAATAGTAATTAG